The following are encoded in a window of Actinomycetota bacterium genomic DNA:
- a CDS encoding response regulator transcription factor — translation MSPATTVLVTHEHLLMRECLADTLAAEPDLTVVAATGDGRHAVLDAQRTAPDIVVLRPSLPRLSAVAACEQIKRTVDGTHVLVLADREEPALLLEAVEAGADGYVTFGGGIDKLVSAMRRIHRGETVVPPLLLGSLLRDLIVRRRAAHRSLQRFIDLTGREKEVLGLLVAGCDRDTIAAEMGISPETSRTHIQNLIGKLGVHSRLEATALAVTSGWTELLPTPAGTCR, via the coding sequence GTGAGCCCGGCCACGACCGTGCTGGTGACCCACGAGCATCTCCTGATGCGCGAGTGCCTGGCCGACACCCTCGCAGCGGAGCCGGACCTGACCGTCGTCGCCGCGACCGGTGACGGACGGCATGCGGTCCTCGACGCGCAGCGGACCGCCCCCGACATCGTGGTCCTGCGCCCGAGTCTGCCCCGCCTGTCCGCCGTGGCGGCCTGTGAGCAGATCAAGCGCACCGTCGACGGCACCCACGTCCTGGTCCTGGCCGACCGGGAGGAACCGGCGCTCCTGCTCGAGGCGGTCGAAGCCGGCGCCGACGGCTACGTCACGTTCGGCGGCGGCATCGACAAGCTGGTCTCGGCGATGCGGCGCATTCACCGCGGGGAGACGGTGGTGCCCCCACTGCTGCTCGGATCGCTGCTCCGCGACCTCATCGTCCGACGGCGGGCCGCTCACCGGTCGCTGCAGCGATTCATCGACCTGACCGGGCGCGAGAAGGAGGTGCTGGGCCTGCTCGTGGCCGGCTGCGACCGCGACACCATCGCCGCCGAAATGGGGATCTCACCCGAGACGTCACGCACCCACATCCAGAACCTGATAGGCAAGCTCGGGGTGCATTCGCGCCTCGAGGCAACGGCGCTGGCGGTGACCAGCGGCTGGACCGAGCTCCTGCCTACCCCGGCCGGAACGTGCCGGTGA
- a CDS encoding response regulator transcription factor has protein sequence MTPGRRSTAAPLAAKGDPDPQAATRPVMVAVAQPLTRGTLVAALRSRGFRVIAGPSDPARVADEVQGQAVGTIIIDHSVDVAELRSRLPDVRLLLLDTSEGHHAQANADRAERLAPYVSLDDLAAVLNGERTAAQAAARRLRPAGTTEASPPPTSELTPRELEVLRELMSGVTAAGIAMRLGISRHTVRTHLQNIFGKLGVHTRLEAVAVALQAGLRPAPGAVADAGNGERQ, from the coding sequence GTGACCCCAGGCAGGCGTTCGACAGCGGCGCCGCTGGCGGCGAAGGGCGATCCGGATCCGCAGGCGGCGACCCGGCCGGTCATGGTGGCGGTGGCTCAGCCGCTCACGCGTGGCACGCTGGTGGCCGCCCTCCGCAGCCGCGGCTTTCGTGTCATCGCCGGTCCGTCCGACCCCGCACGGGTGGCCGACGAGGTCCAAGGGCAGGCGGTCGGCACCATCATCATCGACCACAGCGTCGACGTTGCTGAACTACGGAGCCGGCTGCCCGACGTCCGCCTGCTGTTGCTCGACACATCCGAGGGCCACCACGCGCAGGCCAACGCCGACCGCGCCGAACGCCTCGCACCGTACGTGTCGCTGGACGATCTGGCCGCGGTCCTGAACGGTGAGCGCACGGCTGCCCAGGCCGCCGCTAGGCGTCTGCGTCCCGCGGGGACGACCGAGGCGTCCCCTCCCCCCACGAGCGAGCTGACGCCGCGTGAACTCGAGGTGCTCCGAGAGCTCATGTCGGGCGTCACCGCCGCCGGGATCGCCATGCGGCTCGGCATCTCCCGGCACACCGTCCGCACACACCTCCAGAACATCTTCGGGAAGCTGGGCGTCCACACCCGCTTGGAGGCCGTTGCCGTGGCGCTGCAGGCGGGACTTCGGCCCGCTCCCGGCGCGGTGGCCGACGCGGGTAATGGGGAGCGCCAGTGA
- a CDS encoding NAD-dependent epimerase/dehydratase family protein, which yields MKVVVTGGAGFIGANVVRTLLATGIADLVTVVDDLSTGSRANLHGVDRCQLIQGSILDPATLDAALQRAAAVVHLAARPSVPRSLEDPLASHRVNATGTVEVLEAVRRAGCPHAVLASSSSVYGAEATLPKHERLAPAPLSPYAASKLASEAYALAYGHSFGVPVLAFRFFNVFGPFQPAGHAYAAVVPTFVDAALADRPLPVNGDGRQTRDFTFVGDVADVIADAVRRRVTSPRPVNLAFGSRRDLLEVVAVLEDLLGRRLRIEHRPPRPGDVAHSQADQGQLRTLFPDVSPVDFAAGLRATVEWMRSDAHVTEPTVA from the coding sequence GTGAAAGTCGTGGTGACCGGCGGAGCCGGTTTCATCGGTGCGAACGTGGTTCGGACGCTCCTGGCCACCGGGATCGCCGACCTCGTCACTGTGGTTGATGACCTGTCGACCGGCTCCCGGGCGAACCTCCATGGCGTGGACCGCTGCCAGTTGATCCAGGGCTCCATCCTCGACCCCGCCACGCTGGACGCGGCACTGCAACGCGCCGCGGCGGTGGTCCACCTGGCTGCACGACCGTCGGTCCCCCGCTCGCTGGAGGACCCGCTGGCCAGCCACCGCGTGAACGCGACCGGCACTGTGGAGGTGCTCGAAGCGGTCCGGCGGGCGGGCTGCCCGCACGCCGTCCTGGCGTCGTCGTCGTCGGTGTACGGGGCGGAGGCGACCCTGCCGAAGCACGAACGACTCGCACCCGCCCCGCTGAGCCCGTACGCCGCCAGCAAGCTCGCCAGCGAAGCCTACGCCCTGGCGTACGGCCACAGCTTCGGCGTCCCGGTGCTGGCATTCCGCTTCTTCAACGTGTTCGGGCCCTTCCAGCCGGCCGGACACGCCTACGCCGCGGTCGTCCCGACGTTCGTGGACGCCGCTCTGGCGGACAGGCCCCTGCCCGTCAACGGCGACGGACGACAGACACGCGACTTCACCTTCGTCGGCGACGTCGCCGACGTGATCGCCGACGCGGTCCGTCGACGGGTCACCAGTCCCCGGCCGGTCAACCTCGCCTTCGGTTCACGCCGCGACCTCCTAGAGGTCGTCGCCGTCCTCGAGGATCTGCTCGGCAGGCGACTGCGGATCGAGCACCGGCCTCCTCGCCCCGGGGACGTGGCACACTCGCAGGCCGATCAGGGTCAGCTGCGCACCCTGTTCCCCGACGTGTCCCCCGTGGATTTCGCGGCCGGGCTGCGGGCGACCGTGGAGTGGATGCGCAGCGACGCACACGTAACCGAACCGACCGTCGCGTGA
- a CDS encoding exopolysaccharide biosynthesis polyprenyl glycosylphosphotransferase — protein MTLCIRAVIGGAPKHLERSRTAATVRTERGHLSHCRDQVGHLPLFASARGSCTHGTEQTRHVPQTTGGRVEDFATVSDAPELIITLDDRPVGVLGTPGRPALPNGIPLRSSAATVVLGPRGLVGASGWQLAAKRTIDVFGSLTLLVVLAPVLTVVALAVLVTSRGGALYRQERCGERGRPFTMWKFRSMYRDAEASLAQLVDHNQGTGPVFKMRDDPRVTPVGRILRKCSLDELPQLVNVLRGDMSLVGPRPPLPREVAHYTPRERDRLAVKPGITCTWQVSGRSDVDFASWVDMDLDYIANWSLGLDLKLLLLTVPAVLSGRGAY, from the coding sequence GTGACTCTATGCATACGTGCAGTAATCGGAGGGGCACCTAAGCACCTTGAGCGCTCGCGCACGGCGGCCACCGTCCGCACCGAACGGGGACACCTGTCCCACTGTCGGGACCAAGTGGGACACCTGCCTCTATTTGCCAGTGCCCGCGGGTCCTGTACTCACGGCACGGAACAGACCCGACACGTTCCGCAGACGACCGGAGGGCGCGTGGAGGACTTCGCGACCGTGTCGGATGCCCCCGAGCTCATCATCACGCTCGACGACCGGCCCGTCGGCGTTCTGGGCACCCCGGGCCGCCCCGCACTCCCGAACGGGATCCCCCTCAGGTCGTCTGCCGCCACCGTGGTTCTCGGGCCCAGAGGGCTAGTTGGGGCGTCCGGGTGGCAACTGGCGGCCAAGCGCACCATCGACGTGTTCGGCAGTCTCACGCTCCTCGTTGTGCTGGCCCCGGTGCTCACCGTTGTGGCGCTGGCTGTCTTGGTCACATCCCGAGGCGGTGCGCTGTACCGGCAGGAGCGTTGCGGCGAACGAGGGCGGCCGTTCACGATGTGGAAATTCCGGTCGATGTACCGCGACGCGGAAGCAAGCCTGGCCCAGTTGGTGGACCACAACCAGGGCACCGGACCGGTGTTCAAGATGCGCGACGATCCTCGCGTGACGCCCGTCGGTCGCATCCTGCGCAAGTGCAGCCTGGATGAGCTGCCCCAACTGGTCAACGTGCTGCGCGGCGATATGAGCCTGGTGGGGCCGCGTCCCCCCCTGCCGCGGGAGGTCGCCCACTACACGCCACGGGAGCGGGATCGGTTGGCAGTCAAGCCCGGCATCACGTGCACCTGGCAGGTGAGTGGTCGCTCCGACGTCGACTTCGCCAGCTGGGTGGACATGGATCTGGACTACATCGCCAACTGGTCGCTGGGCCTGGACCTGAAGCTGCTGCTGCTGACGGTCCCGGCCGTGCTGTCCGGCCGCGGTGCGTACTGA
- a CDS encoding cell wall-binding repeat-containing protein codes for MDADRPTRLRRRLAVTIFALAAVLGSTATGSAGTAGQAGEQPPHQRIQGADRYATSAAVSKSGFEGPQTVALLARGDDYPDALSSAGLAGALDAPILLTDRQVLPEVTRRALTELGVEKVIIVGGDTAVAPTLARVLDESYAIERISGSDRYATAAAVARALKQASGVGALEGRRTALIASGTNFPDALAAASLSFAQRLPVLLSAREHLPAETARALVELDIERAVLLGGPAAVADRVRADIAKLGIGTERIGGADRFATAVELARRTVKVAGRAGSVVVVRGDTFPDALSAGPLAGNALAPIVLSAGSQTLGDATEVWLRESCAWIATATVIGGPAAVSDDVVAAATRAGTCPSTNLLSDPQHGFESGVDGWSPQGNSTLQAGTVASTGSGSLRVNVDPSGSWPDDTLTARAGTVPGTNGVPITAGHTYRGWFDVTPAKDTAPSPVRCELRWYDPAGQIVSTHTSATMVDEVAGQWMTPTCEATAPSGAAYAGLRVFVAEADQGEVHYLDNAWLVDLKGSGSGPTPERPPSDAASPSPGGEWPDAGSTGVPSGVPLTASGSITVTEGGAIVDAKDVVGCINIAAHNVTVRRTRVTMTAGGAGCTYPIRVMSGYAGAVIEDVEIDGTSTVGVAICCEEFTVRRANIHHSMDGIRVNGNNLVEDSYIHSLVVREGSHNDGIQSTGGRNIIIRHNHIDNRNPQTSAILIAPSIRPLVNVTVENNLLRGGGYTLYFFDRSGTVRGNRFDRSHRYGAVHSDSYAGVWSDNAYLDKTRLNCPAC; via the coding sequence ATGGATGCCGACCGTCCGACCCGTCTCCGTCGTCGCCTTGCCGTGACCATCTTCGCTCTGGCGGCCGTCCTCGGGAGTACGGCGACCGGAAGTGCCGGCACGGCCGGTCAAGCGGGGGAGCAGCCGCCCCATCAGCGGATCCAAGGGGCCGATCGCTACGCCACGAGCGCTGCTGTGTCGAAATCCGGCTTCGAAGGCCCCCAGACGGTCGCTCTGCTTGCGCGTGGCGACGACTACCCGGACGCCTTGTCGTCAGCCGGGCTCGCCGGTGCGCTCGATGCCCCGATCCTGCTCACCGACCGCCAGGTGCTCCCGGAAGTGACTAGACGAGCATTGACAGAACTCGGCGTCGAGAAGGTGATCATCGTCGGTGGCGACACGGCCGTCGCTCCGACCCTGGCGCGAGTACTCGACGAGAGCTACGCGATCGAGCGGATCTCAGGATCCGATCGCTACGCGACCGCAGCAGCTGTCGCCCGCGCCTTGAAGCAGGCCAGCGGGGTCGGAGCACTTGAAGGACGGCGGACGGCTCTCATCGCGAGCGGGACCAACTTCCCCGACGCGCTAGCAGCGGCCTCTTTGTCGTTCGCACAGCGGCTTCCGGTTCTCCTCTCCGCCCGGGAGCACCTTCCCGCAGAGACCGCGCGTGCGCTCGTCGAGCTCGACATCGAACGCGCCGTGCTGCTCGGTGGGCCCGCAGCTGTAGCGGACAGGGTTCGCGCGGACATCGCCAAGCTGGGGATCGGAACCGAGCGGATCGGCGGTGCGGACAGGTTCGCGACCGCGGTGGAGCTGGCACGTCGCACGGTGAAGGTGGCGGGCCGGGCCGGATCGGTGGTGGTGGTGCGCGGTGACACGTTCCCGGACGCGCTCTCCGCCGGTCCGCTGGCAGGGAACGCGCTCGCGCCGATCGTCCTGAGCGCCGGCTCGCAGACGTTGGGTGACGCGACCGAGGTCTGGCTACGTGAGAGCTGTGCTTGGATCGCCACCGCCACGGTCATCGGAGGCCCCGCCGCCGTATCGGATGACGTGGTGGCGGCAGCCACGCGAGCGGGCACCTGTCCCTCGACGAACCTGTTGTCGGATCCGCAGCACGGTTTCGAGTCGGGTGTGGACGGCTGGAGCCCCCAGGGCAACTCCACGCTGCAGGCCGGCACCGTGGCGTCGACCGGCAGCGGGTCGCTGCGGGTCAATGTGGACCCGTCGGGGTCATGGCCCGACGACACCCTCACCGCCCGCGCCGGGACGGTCCCTGGCACCAACGGTGTGCCGATCACCGCCGGTCACACCTACCGGGGATGGTTCGACGTGACGCCGGCCAAGGACACCGCCCCCTCCCCGGTACGCTGCGAGTTGCGCTGGTACGACCCGGCCGGCCAGATCGTCTCGACCCACACGTCGGCGACGATGGTCGATGAGGTCGCCGGGCAGTGGATGACCCCGACCTGCGAGGCGACCGCACCGAGCGGTGCCGCGTACGCCGGCCTGCGGGTGTTCGTCGCTGAGGCCGACCAGGGCGAGGTCCACTACCTCGACAACGCCTGGCTGGTCGACCTCAAAGGATCCGGGAGCGGTCCCACCCCCGAACGGCCACCATCCGATGCGGCCAGCCCCTCTCCAGGTGGAGAGTGGCCCGATGCTGGTAGCACCGGTGTCCCATCTGGCGTGCCTCTCACAGCATCCGGGTCGATCACGGTCACCGAAGGAGGTGCCATCGTCGACGCTAAGGACGTCGTGGGCTGCATCAACATCGCCGCGCACAACGTCACTGTCCGACGCACCCGTGTGACCATGACGGCTGGCGGGGCTGGTTGCACGTACCCGATCCGGGTCATGTCTGGCTACGCCGGTGCGGTGATCGAAGACGTCGAGATCGATGGCACCAGCACGGTCGGGGTGGCGATCTGCTGTGAGGAGTTCACGGTTCGCCGAGCCAATATCCACCACTCTATGGACGGGATCCGCGTGAACGGCAACAACCTGGTGGAGGATTCGTACATCCACAGCCTCGTCGTTCGTGAGGGCAGCCACAACGACGGGATCCAGTCCACCGGCGGACGCAACATCATCATCCGCCATAACCACATCGACAACCGCAACCCCCAGACCTCTGCGATCCTGATCGCCCCGAGCATCCGCCCGCTCGTGAACGTCACCGTGGAGAACAACCTTCTCCGCGGCGGGGGCTACACCCTGTACTTCTTCGACCGATCGGGCACCGTACGCGGGAACCGCTTCGACCGGTCCCACCGGTACGGAGCCGTTCACAGCGATAGCTACGCTGGCGTCTGGTCCGACAACGCCTACCTCGACAAGACCCGACTGAACTGCCCCGCCTGCTGA
- a CDS encoding right-handed parallel beta-helix repeat-containing protein — translation MSDPQHGFESGVDGWSPQGNSTLQAGTVASTGSGSLRVNVDPSGSWPDDTLTARAGTVPGTNGVPITAGHTYRGWFDVTPAKDTAPSPVRCELRWYDPAGQIVSTHTSATMVDEVAGQWMTPTCEATAPSGAAYAGLRVFVAEADQGEVHYLDNAWLVDLKGSGSGPTPERPPSDAASPSPGGEWPDAGSTGVPSGVPLTASGSITVTEGGAIVDAKDVVGCINIAAHNVTVRRTRVTMTAGGAGCTYPIRVMSGYAGAVIEDVEIDGTSTVGVAICCEEFTVRRANIHHSMDGIRVNGNNLVEDSYIHSLVVREGSHNDGIQSTGGRNIIIRHNHIDNRNPQTSAILIAPSIRPLVNVTVENNLLRGGGYTLYFFDRSGTVRGNRFDRSHRYGAVHSDSYAGVWSDNAYLDKTRLNCPAC, via the coding sequence TTGTCGGATCCGCAGCACGGTTTCGAGTCGGGTGTGGACGGCTGGAGCCCCCAGGGCAACTCCACGCTGCAGGCCGGCACCGTGGCGTCGACCGGCAGCGGGTCGCTGCGGGTCAATGTGGACCCGTCGGGGTCATGGCCCGACGACACCCTCACCGCCCGCGCCGGGACGGTCCCTGGCACCAACGGTGTGCCGATCACCGCCGGTCACACCTACCGGGGATGGTTCGACGTGACGCCGGCCAAGGACACCGCCCCGTCCCCGGTACGCTGCGAGTTGCGCTGGTACGACCCGGCCGGCCAGATCGTCTCGACCCACACGTCGGCGACGATGGTCGATGAGGTCGCCGGGCAGTGGATGACCCCGACCTGCGAGGCGACCGCACCGAGCGGTGCCGCGTACGCCGGCCTGCGGGTGTTCGTCGCTGAGGCCGACCAGGGCGAGGTCCACTACCTCGACAACGCCTGGCTGGTCGACCTCAAAGGATCCGGGAGCGGTCCCACCCCCGAACGGCCACCATCCGATGCGGCCAGCCCCTCTCCAGGTGGAGAGTGGCCCGATGCTGGTAGCACCGGTGTCCCATCTGGCGTGCCTCTCACAGCATCCGGGTCGATCACGGTCACCGAAGGAGGTGCCATCGTCGACGCTAAGGACGTCGTGGGCTGCATCAACATCGCCGCGCACAACGTCACTGTCCGACGCACCCGTGTGACCATGACGGCTGGCGGGGCTGGTTGCACGTACCCGATCCGGGTCATGTCTGGCTACGCCGGTGCGGTGATCGAAGACGTCGAGATCGATGGCACCAGCACGGTCGGGGTGGCGATCTGCTGTGAGGAGTTCACGGTTCGCCGAGCCAATATCCACCACTCTATGGACGGGATCCGCGTGAACGGCAACAACCTGGTGGAGGATTCGTACATCCACAGCCTCGTCGTTCGTGAGGGCAGCCACAACGACGGGATCCAGTCCACCGGCGGACGCAACATCATCATCCGCCATAACCACATCGACAACCGCAACCCCCAGACCTCTGCGATCCTGATCGCCCCGAGCATCCGCCCGCTCGTGAACGTCACCGTGGAGAACAACCTTCTCCGCGGCGGGGGCTACACCCTGTACTTCTTCGACCGATCGGGCACCGTACGCGGGAACCGCTTCGACCGGTCCCACCGGTACGGAGCCGTTCACAGCGATAGCTACGCTGGCGTCTGGTCCGACAACGCCTACCTCGACAAGACCCGACTGAACTGCCCCGCCTGCTGA
- a CDS encoding sulfotransferase domain-containing protein, translating into MIVERSHVFVLGAAKAGTTTLHRFLDAHADVCMSDPKEPAFFEAEYESGVEFYWRKYYAHRWRGEPLVGEARHRNLYLPYVPRRIASRYPHAKLLVILRHPVDRAWSHWWQRYARGQEQAGFDDAIAADMDRISSGILFEEPDGPAMWCRSLDPDSRGRINEYRTYVDSGYYADQILRYVDLFGWESLHIILLDDLRADPQKTLRGIFDCLRLAPPSIDVSTIHNHRMPNYTDGGRRLLGAVRATRVQKLAPKRVRATLHRRFLPTAPWPTMNQRTRADLLRHFAPHNRALGSLLRRDLSHWAQ; encoded by the coding sequence ATGATCGTTGAGAGGTCGCACGTCTTCGTGCTCGGGGCAGCCAAGGCGGGCACGACTACCCTGCACCGGTTCCTCGACGCGCACGCCGACGTCTGCATGTCCGATCCCAAGGAGCCGGCCTTCTTCGAAGCTGAGTACGAGTCGGGAGTCGAGTTCTATTGGCGTAAGTACTACGCCCACCGGTGGCGTGGCGAGCCACTTGTCGGGGAGGCCCGGCACCGGAACCTCTATCTTCCCTACGTGCCGCGCCGGATCGCATCACGATATCCGCACGCAAAGCTATTGGTGATCCTGCGACATCCCGTCGATCGAGCCTGGTCGCATTGGTGGCAACGCTACGCACGCGGTCAGGAACAAGCAGGTTTCGATGACGCCATCGCGGCCGACATGGATCGCATTTCTAGCGGTATCCTCTTCGAGGAGCCCGATGGCCCGGCGATGTGGTGCCGGAGCCTGGATCCCGATAGCCGGGGCCGCATCAACGAGTACCGCACGTACGTCGATTCTGGCTACTACGCGGATCAGATCCTTCGGTACGTGGACCTGTTCGGTTGGGAGAGCCTGCACATCATCCTCTTGGACGACCTTCGAGCCGACCCACAGAAGACGCTTCGAGGAATATTCGATTGCCTCCGGCTCGCGCCGCCGAGCATCGATGTGTCAACGATCCACAACCATAGGATGCCGAACTACACCGACGGGGGGCGGCGCCTGCTCGGAGCCGTGAGAGCGACGCGAGTCCAGAAGCTCGCCCCGAAACGCGTTCGTGCCACTCTGCATCGTCGTTTCCTCCCCACTGCGCCCTGGCCGACCATGAACCAACGAACCCGGGCCGATCTCCTGAGGCACTTCGCGCCGCACAATCGCGCGCTCGGATCCTTGCTCCGTCGCGATCTCTCTCATTGGGCACAGTGA
- a CDS encoding glycosyltransferase family 4 protein, translating into MRNALADRAQVVDLGVRYRTVPVWLMKAAHARRADGRWVSTWKQSTLMDHYCAWDLSRHRYDKLDMVVEIGDLAVVDGPFALYQDMSYDALLQLYDGQLLQFPGLNREAILRRRERQRMIYERASLIFAMSRWFADALERWSDVDPSKVRVLHPGTHLPSHGHSLPRSHRPAKSRRQRLLFVGRDFVRKGGDLVLAALAELRRDHDPEITLTVAGPAVWTGDADVPEGVDFLGSVSTRQVARLLERHDLFVMPSRFEGFGIAFAEALSFGVPCVARDDFAMPELIRDGHNGGLVRSDRVDELVAKILSVLTDDSIYDVVRREAGRVRTHFSWERAGEQVVREIATTL; encoded by the coding sequence TTGCGCAACGCGCTTGCGGATCGCGCCCAGGTGGTAGACCTGGGTGTGCGGTATCGCACTGTTCCCGTCTGGCTCATGAAGGCGGCGCACGCTCGACGTGCGGATGGGCGTTGGGTATCCACCTGGAAGCAGTCGACGTTGATGGACCACTACTGTGCTTGGGATCTCTCGCGGCATCGGTATGACAAGCTGGACATGGTGGTGGAGATCGGCGACCTCGCCGTCGTCGACGGCCCTTTCGCGCTCTACCAGGACATGAGTTACGACGCTCTCCTCCAACTCTACGACGGACAGCTTCTGCAGTTCCCGGGCCTGAACAGGGAGGCGATCCTTCGGCGACGTGAACGTCAACGCATGATCTACGAACGGGCTTCACTGATCTTCGCGATGAGTCGTTGGTTCGCTGATGCGCTGGAACGTTGGTCGGACGTGGATCCCTCCAAGGTCCGAGTCCTTCATCCCGGCACACACCTTCCGAGTCATGGTCACTCGTTGCCGAGGAGCCATCGACCGGCGAAGTCGCGGAGACAGCGGCTGTTGTTCGTAGGCCGGGATTTCGTAAGAAAGGGTGGGGACCTCGTTCTTGCGGCGCTAGCCGAACTACGGCGCGATCACGATCCGGAGATCACGCTGACGGTTGCTGGACCGGCGGTGTGGACAGGAGACGCGGACGTTCCAGAAGGCGTCGATTTCCTTGGATCGGTCAGCACGCGACAGGTCGCGCGGCTGTTGGAACGACACGACCTGTTCGTGATGCCCTCGCGCTTCGAGGGGTTCGGGATTGCGTTCGCCGAGGCGCTGTCCTTCGGTGTCCCGTGCGTCGCGCGAGACGACTTTGCCATGCCGGAGCTGATCCGCGATGGCCACAACGGTGGCCTGGTGCGAAGCGATCGCGTCGATGAACTCGTCGCTAAGATCCTTTCGGTGCTGACCGACGACTCGATCTACGACGTCGTGCGCCGGGAGGCGGGCCGGGTGCGCACACACTTCTCGTGGGAGCGCGCTGGCGAACAGGTGGTCCGTGAGATCGCGACGACCTTGTGA